CTCTTTCAAGtacttaaaaaataatataccttAGGTCTAATCTACTGCAATGTGATAATCTACTTAGGGAACTGGGAAAAAGCCAATGGAGAAGCAGCTCCAACAGTTGGAGACATTGTATCCCGACAAGGCTAGAGGAGTTGCAAAATTTAATGTTCCTTTGGCCCATATGATAACAGCCGGAGCTGATTTCATCTTGGTTCCTAGCAGATTTGAGCCTTGTGGTCTTATTCAGTTGCATGCTATGCGTTATGGAACTGTAATGACAATTTTTGTTGGGAAAACTTTGTTTCTTGAAAGCCCTTTGCAaaatttttctttgatttttactATCTACTCCTGGTGCAGGTACCAATTGTTGCCTCAACTGGGGGGTTAGTAGACACTGTCAAAGAAGGTTTCACCGGATTTCAGATGGGAGCCTTCAATGTAGAAGTAATAACTTTATTTATATCTAATATTCTctttagttttaaaaacaaaaataacgcATCAATAACTATAGCGCCAGTCCTAACGAGTTCAACTTCTTGCAGTGTGATGAAGTTGATCCGGTAGACGTGCAATCAGTGGCTAAAAACGTTACAAGAGCCCTTGCCACATGTGGAACTTTAACTTTGACCGAGATGATAAAGAATTGCATGGCTCAAGATCTATCATGGAAGGTAAGAAGAGTTTAATCTTTGGGAAAATATTAATCAAAGTGGGAACATTTGTATTTAATTACTATATGGGACGTCACAGGGTCCCGCTAAGAAGTGGGAGGAGATGCTGCTGAGCCTTGGTGTTGATGGCAGCGAAGATGGTATTGATGGCGAGGAAATAGCTCCTATGGCCAAGGAAAATGTAGCAACCCCGTGAGAACAAAGTTCTACCATTCCACGGCAGATCATGGAGATTTTTAACTTAAACTAGATGTACTCCATAGCCCAAATAAAAGCCTTTAATATTTGTTTCAACCATGCTTTAGAGACGTGTGGTCAACTGTATCAAGGGTCTTTGCATTGTGTAATGTGAACCTAGATAACTAACCAATTAATAAAAGATTAATTTTCTCCTAGAAATATGGAAATGGCAATTGATTCATTCTATAGAAATTATTAAATGCAACAAATTTGGAGTATGATTGAACCGTTCATgaagaaatcatctaaatagATGACATAAAAGACTCGGCATTGATAAAACCAATCGTGAAATTGAACATGATCACATAAATCTAAGCACACAAAGGCATATACATATATACCACTGAATTTGGATTCTAGAACTTGTTGCAACATATATATAGTAGAGATACCAAGCATCGATCAGAACAAGATAACTATAATAATTGCGCAAATTTAAATAATAGGAAGCCAAAATTGACTCCAAAGATATCGTATACCAAGAAGCTCGAtgggaaaatcttccaaaaaaaACTAAAGATGTTCAAATTAACAAGACCCTGAACAATTCGCTCAACACGAATACATATATTTGTTACGAATAAAAGATAAACTCCTAGAACAAAAGATAAAAAGGTAATGACtcaaaaaagtaactaaaaatgGCAAAATACTGCATCACACGCTGAAAGGAGCTCCTAATCAAACAGACTGAAACCCATGTCTTCGTCACTCTCTTCCTTAGGTTCTTCCTGTAAAAATTcacacaaaaacaaaataaatgtttaCCATAACTAGCAGACAATTGACATTATAAATAGCAAGAAATAATTGAAAAACATCAGTTTGGTTGAATTCATGGCAAAGACTGGTTtaccttcttctcctcagcaGCGGGGGCAGCAGCAGCTGCACCGCCACCAGAAGCAGCGAGGGGAACAGCAGCAACAGCACCACCACCACCGCCGGCACCACCACTCACAATAAGGTCATCGATGTTGCGCTTCTCAGCAAGCTTAGCAAAGAGGCTGAACCAGTAAGATTCAACTTTCAAGTTAGCAGCACCCACCAAGGTGGCAATCTTCTCAGCCTGTTGATTGAAAATTGATGTAAGGGAAAAAATCTCTCTTTCAAAAAAAGAAAACCTACTTACATCTCCCAACAAAAACAGTAATCTAAAGCAGTAAAAATAAAGTTAGAAAACAAAAAAACTAGTGATAGTGAACAAGAAAAGCCAATGCTAGCCATCAATTACACAAttgtaaaatttattttaataaaaaaacagAATCAAACCAGGATTATTTAACAAACccaataaaaaattacaaataacttATCATCTAGTCTCTAGACACATAAGAACAATCCTAAAGATCAAATTAAGCAAAAGACATACAGATACCGAGCTAAATAATACAATACAAAAGGTTTCTAGGATAAGAGAAAATTACAGTGATAGGGATTCCATCGTCATGGAGGGCCATAACGGCATAGCTGCAAGCCTGCTCTCCGACCGACATGGTTCTTTATACTCTGAAACACCAGAACAAAACCCTATTTCAGTACCGAATCACAATTAATTTTCatagaaagaaaagagagaaatatTTACATTTGAATGAAATTGAGAAAGAGCGAGAGTGACCTGAGGGAGATGAGAGATGTTTCCTTGTGTAGCCTCGCCGCACTCTCTGCGAATCGTCTCTGCAAGACCACAACACAACTGCTAGGGTTTCGAGGGTTTTCTATAGGCAAGGGCTTTTTAAATGACTTGAGAGATAATGGGCTCGTACTcttttaaatcacatacatacTTGGGCCACAATCAGCACCGTGCCTAAcgaaatagatatatatatttttttttttttaggaaattacattttatatgtgaTATTTGattggaaattttttaaaaataaggtttttataccatcaataaaatataagagttatactttttttaatttatatgagaaatttattaaagaaaaagttaaagtatgagaaacataattagtagctaactaaaatatggaaatgtcacattttttttatcatagttatgttttctttgattttgatagtaattttattttattttttatttttccatcatttttttattattttttcttttttttttccttacttattttttcttccattttttcctttttctaccaattttttcctttatctttttttctttccatttttttattattatttcttttcagttttattcatttatctattttttttttcatttgtattgttttttttcttcatatttttttcagttttttttttcattctattttttcttcatttttgtatttattatttctccttccatttttttttcttttttcacacatatgagtttttttttcttcttccattttttttcttttttttctaccaatttttgtattcatatatttttttcttttcatttttccattatttttcttctacttcttttcattcttatttattcatctatttttttttcattcatcatttcttgtgttttttttttcatttttgtacttattcttttctcattctatttcttttttttcacacatatattttaatattacataattattctactatttttttatttattatattttattattgtaatttttttatagttttttccagtatatgtaaaaaaaaattcaaatcaattttttcaacattttctttttactgcaacacttataggaataccaaaattttgaaagaaaactaataaaaatatgaaaacatgaatgggtaattggttaccttcacattctttgtgtgtatatttctgagggtaactagttactttcacgttctggtgtgtgtatatttatggtttctttatggtaactagttacttatgttactaaaatcatagttacttcttcttctttttttaatgaagtgttcttccatttttttccttcaaatttgatgtttcttttcatatttaaaatgACTAACTCATCACCCCTCtttggtaactggttacccctcttatggaagaaagttactcatctcaggataactggttacccctcctggtgcatgttatttaacctagctctaggatttttttttaagatcaatcaagtaactggttaccctacccaggatttgaaaaaaaaaacatacaatcttaaaaaaaacatgtttataatgaataaataataattttaaaaacaattcatattacaaaaaaaaatttgcaaaataaccaaagaaaaatttaatataaaattagtaatataaaag
This genomic interval from Humulus lupulus chromosome 8, drHumLupu1.1, whole genome shotgun sequence contains the following:
- the LOC133797419 gene encoding large ribosomal subunit protein P1-like; the encoded protein is MSVGEQACSYAVMALHDDGIPITAEKIATLVGAANLKVESYWFSLFAKLAEKRNIDDLIVSGGAGGGGGAVAAVPLAASGGGAAAAAPAAEEKKEEPKEESDEDMGFSLFD